A stretch of the Campylobacter sp. 19-13652 genome encodes the following:
- the caiB gene encoding L-carnitine CoA-transferase, giving the protein MGLDTPKFGVLAGVRVVFSAMEVAAPFAAGLMAEWGAEVIWIENPKYPDTIRVQEYYSELARRNMYSLCLDVFSELGREVFLNLIKTADVFIESSKGPAFAKKGLSDELLWQANKKLVIAHLSGFGHSGDERFVRLAAYNTIAQAFSGYLIQNGDVNQPMPAFPYTADYMCGYALLSATLAALYKARASGEGESIDVAMYEIMLRAGQYYMMNYLNGEEMCPRMIKGKDPLYAGCGLYACKDGYIVFEVVGIAQVAAMFELIGLAELYASEVAKDAQLISRNMSVSERFEAGLDSYFGSLCVSEALDILASLKIAAAKVLEVSELESNPHYKARQSFISWQNAKGEIVKGTNVFPKFKNSPSRIWRPRPSYGQDTAVLLASLGYDVAQIADLQSQKTIRLSEK; this is encoded by the coding sequence ATGGGACTTGATACTCCTAAATTTGGCGTTTTAGCTGGCGTTAGAGTGGTCTTTTCGGCTATGGAGGTGGCGGCTCCTTTTGCGGCTGGGCTGATGGCTGAGTGGGGGGCTGAGGTGATATGGATAGAAAATCCAAAATACCCAGACACGATTAGAGTGCAGGAGTATTACAGCGAGCTAGCCAGACGAAATATGTACTCACTCTGCCTTGATGTTTTTAGCGAGTTGGGGCGGGAGGTGTTTTTAAATTTAATCAAAACCGCCGATGTTTTTATAGAAAGCAGCAAAGGTCCAGCCTTTGCCAAAAAGGGGCTAAGCGATGAGCTGCTCTGGCAGGCAAATAAAAAGCTCGTCATCGCCCATTTATCAGGCTTTGGGCATAGCGGCGATGAGCGATTTGTAAGACTAGCAGCCTATAACACCATAGCCCAAGCCTTTAGCGGCTATTTAATCCAAAACGGAGATGTTAATCAGCCTATGCCAGCCTTTCCCTACACGGCTGATTATATGTGCGGCTACGCGCTGCTTAGTGCGACGCTAGCGGCACTTTATAAGGCTAGGGCAAGTGGCGAGGGCGAGAGCATTGACGTGGCGATGTATGAGATTATGCTAAGGGCTGGGCAGTATTATATGATGAACTACCTAAACGGCGAAGAGATGTGCCCTAGAATGATAAAGGGCAAGGACCCGCTTTATGCAGGGTGCGGGCTATATGCGTGCAAGGACGGCTACATAGTCTTTGAAGTGGTCGGCATAGCTCAAGTGGCGGCGATGTTTGAGCTAATAGGACTAGCTGAGCTATACGCAAGCGAAGTGGCAAAGGATGCTCAGCTAATAAGCCGCAATATGAGCGTGAGCGAGCGTTTTGAAGCTGGGCTTGATAGCTATTTTGGCTCTTTGTGCGTAAGCGAAGCACTGGATATTTTAGCCAGCCTAAAAATAGCCGCAGCCAAAGTGCTTGAAGTAAGCGAGCTAGAAAGCAACCCACACTACAAGGCTAGGCAGAGCTTTATTAGCTGGCAAAACGCTAAGGGAGAGATTGTAAAAGGCACGAACGTCTTTCCTAAATTTAAAAACAGCCCATCACGTATATGGCGACCTCGTCCTAGCTACGGACAGGACACGGCAGTCCTGCTAGCTAGCCTGGGATACGACGTCGCACAAATTGCCGATTTGCAAAGCCAAAAGACAATAAGGCTAAGCGAAAAATGA
- a CDS encoding enoyl-CoA hydratase-related protein: protein MKDYHGSAELISTLKDGILTLKINRPHKRNALNGETSAKMEEILNLAESDTEVRVIIVTGEGEKSFCAGEDLSELSESGECQTITAHGFGGLTNRLSTKPIIAAVNGVAVGGGMEIALACDIVIACEGARFGLPEVKVGLIASTGGLVRMGRELPRKVAMQMCLTGELINAQRAKEIGIINEVVSSESLIPRAVELAGVIAKNAPLSLKFTKQIIHQSGSMSLEDAMRLSDIAYRYIEKTEDGVEGPLAFMQKREPKWKGK, encoded by the coding sequence ATGAAAGATTATCACGGAAGTGCCGAGCTAATTAGCACGCTTAAAGATGGAATTTTAACGCTAAAAATCAACCGCCCACACAAGCGAAACGCTCTAAACGGCGAGACTTCGGCTAAGATGGAGGAGATATTAAATTTAGCCGAAAGCGACACAGAAGTAAGAGTTATAATTGTAACCGGCGAAGGGGAGAAAAGCTTTTGTGCTGGGGAGGATTTAAGCGAGCTAAGCGAGAGTGGCGAGTGCCAGACTATCACGGCTCACGGCTTTGGCGGGCTAACAAACAGGCTATCGACCAAGCCCATAATAGCCGCTGTAAATGGTGTTGCTGTGGGCGGAGGAATGGAGATAGCCCTAGCCTGCGATATAGTCATCGCCTGCGAGGGGGCTAGGTTTGGTCTGCCTGAGGTAAAGGTGGGGCTAATCGCCTCCACAGGTGGGCTAGTGCGAATGGGGCGAGAACTACCAAGAAAGGTCGCTATGCAAATGTGTCTAACCGGCGAGCTAATAAATGCCCAAAGAGCCAAAGAAATAGGCATCATAAACGAAGTAGTAAGCAGTGAAAGCCTAATACCACGAGCCGTAGAGCTAGCTGGCGTGATAGCCAAAAACGCTCCACTGTCTTTAAAATTTACAAAGCAGATAATCCATCAATCTGGCTCAATGTCGCTTGAAGATGCGATGCGGCTAAGCGACATCGCCTACCGCTACATCGAAAAAACCGAAGACGGCGTGGAGGGGCCGCTGGCTTTTATGCAAAAGCGTGAGCCAAAGTGGAAAGGTAAATAA
- the caiT gene encoding L-carnitine/gamma-butyrobetaine antiporter → MQNSKETKLSESSVNLSPSKPDKTAGGGFKSGANFSQDSSDLKNALDLDANPAKSTKTSIEPKVFFPSLAVVCLLGYLVVRDLDAANRVINATFSYVTNTWGWAFEWYMVVMVVGWFWLVFGKIGDKRLGDEKPEFSTLSWVFMMFASCTSAAVLYWGSAEIYYYVTTPPFHLEPNSLAARELGLAYSLFHWGPLPWATYSLLSVAFGYFLFVKKINVIRPSGTIEAAVGARLAKGWLGTLIDNVYIVALILAMGTSLGLATPLVTECMQYLFGIPRSLELDTMIISCWVVFNAICVAFGLNRGIKLASDVRSYLMIIMLGWVFIVGASGFTINYFTDSVGVMLNNLGRMLFYTDAVGAGGFPQGWTVFYWAWWVVYGIQMCIFLARISRGRSVRELCVGMVAGLTATTWLLWTVLGSNTINLMITNAIDLPTIISTHGLARGIIETWAALPFPTITMWGFFVLCFIATITLINACSYTLAMSTCKEASGYLEPPLWVRVGWSVLVGVIGVTLLALGGLKPIQTAIIAGGCPLFFVNILILVAFFKDAKKSGWF, encoded by the coding sequence ATGCAAAACAGCAAAGAAACTAAGTTGAGCGAAAGCTCGGTAAATTTAAGCCCATCAAAGCCAGATAAGACTGCTGGGGGTGGGTTTAAAAGTGGTGCGAATTTTTCGCAGGATAGTTCGGATTTGAAAAATGCTTTAGATTTAGATGCAAATCCAGCCAAATCAACAAAAACAAGCATTGAGCCAAAGGTTTTCTTCCCTTCCCTTGCAGTGGTGTGCTTGCTGGGCTATCTTGTGGTGCGTGATCTAGACGCCGCAAACCGCGTCATAAACGCCACTTTTAGCTATGTTACAAACACTTGGGGCTGGGCTTTTGAGTGGTATATGGTCGTGATGGTAGTTGGCTGGTTTTGGCTAGTCTTTGGCAAGATAGGCGATAAAAGGCTGGGCGATGAAAAGCCCGAGTTTAGCACGCTTAGCTGGGTGTTTATGATGTTTGCTTCTTGCACATCGGCTGCGGTGCTATACTGGGGCAGCGCTGAAATTTATTATTACGTTACCACGCCGCCATTTCATCTTGAGCCAAACTCCCTAGCCGCTCGTGAGCTGGGCTTAGCCTACTCGCTCTTTCACTGGGGGCCGCTGCCGTGGGCGACTTATAGCCTGCTTAGCGTGGCTTTTGGCTATTTTTTGTTTGTTAAAAAGATTAACGTCATACGCCCAAGCGGCACGATAGAAGCAGCTGTGGGGGCTAGGCTAGCAAAAGGCTGGCTGGGAACGCTGATTGACAACGTCTATATCGTCGCTCTAATCCTAGCTATGGGCACTAGCCTTGGGCTAGCTACGCCGCTGGTTACTGAGTGTATGCAGTATCTTTTTGGCATTCCACGCTCGCTTGAGCTTGACACGATGATAATAAGCTGCTGGGTCGTATTTAACGCCATTTGCGTCGCTTTTGGACTAAACCGCGGCATAAAGCTAGCCAGCGACGTGCGAAGCTATCTAATGATAATAATGCTAGGCTGGGTCTTTATCGTGGGGGCTAGCGGCTTTACGATTAATTATTTTACTGATAGCGTGGGCGTTATGCTTAATAACCTTGGGCGAATGCTCTTTTATACAGACGCCGTAGGAGCTGGTGGCTTTCCGCAGGGCTGGACTGTGTTTTACTGGGCGTGGTGGGTAGTTTATGGCATACAGATGTGTATATTCCTAGCTCGCATTAGCCGTGGTAGGAGTGTGCGTGAGCTGTGCGTGGGTATGGTGGCGGGGCTAACGGCAACTACGTGGCTGCTTTGGACCGTGCTTGGTTCAAACACCATAAATTTAATGATAACAAACGCCATAGATTTACCGACTATAATCTCCACTCACGGACTGGCTCGTGGCATAATTGAGACTTGGGCTGCACTTCCTTTCCCTACCATAACTATGTGGGGCTTTTTCGTGCTTTGCTTTATCGCTACGATCACGCTTATAAATGCTTGCAGCTACACTTTGGCGATGAGTACGTGCAAAGAGGCTAGCGGCTACTTGGAACCGCCACTTTGGGTGCGTGTGGGCTGGAGTGTGCTTGTAGGAGTTATTGGCGTTACACTGCTAGCTCTTGGCGGACTTAAGCCTATTCAGACGGCGATTATCGCTGGGGGTTGTCCGCTGTTTTTTGTCAATATTTTGATTTTAGTTGCGTTTTTTAAGGATGCAAAGAAAAGTGGGTGGTTTTAA
- a CDS encoding sodium:solute symporter, with protein sequence MNIYLAGIFLGLLFYLAIGLWAGRRVKSLDDYYVSGRNATTLFIAGTMFASMLSTNGFMGDTAYAYSGNITTLFIINTLCACGYVIGPLYFGRYIRRAQVNTMPSYFRLRFNSRRIQILSGLIVTVSLGAYLLSVLQATGILMQSLTGLDRLSCLLISFAAILLFTLYSGSKGVILIDTAMCVCFLLSTIFVGYYVFENAGGLASLVERLTLNPNAPKDLLSYHGNTGEQSPFTTIIYGVTLGIVWLITVAVSPWQAGRNLIAKDEHTIFRSGIISAILTIYFLLFLYLIAIAMIEIYPNMPRPENVIIYAAYELAPKALGAFLLTGILSAGLSSATTFLSVVSFSIADDVLGIKLDSEAAQLKLTRLIILAVSVAVLVMAYFELASIRIIAWFASTIIAASWGYVAFASVWSGRLNERAAFYSMIGGFAGYLGAKAATAAGLFSLPAWLDAFFVGLAISVVLGVAFSGKQSKSERAFLKALHELPKSEQKGSEYRQDIRYGYAFIAAGVMIMLFLIIHWAIPYNKTLGRF encoded by the coding sequence ATGAATATCTATCTTGCTGGCATATTTTTGGGGCTTTTGTTTTATCTAGCTATTGGGCTTTGGGCTGGGCGTAGGGTAAAAAGCTTAGATGATTATTACGTCAGCGGCAGAAACGCCACTACGCTTTTTATCGCTGGGACTATGTTTGCCTCGATGCTAAGTACAAACGGCTTTATGGGCGATACGGCGTATGCGTATAGCGGCAATATCACCACGCTTTTTATTATTAATACCCTTTGTGCTTGTGGCTATGTCATAGGTCCGCTTTACTTTGGTAGATACATTAGACGCGCACAGGTAAATACTATGCCTAGCTATTTTAGGCTTCGTTTTAATAGCAGGCGCATTCAAATTCTATCTGGGCTTATAGTTACGGTTTCTCTTGGTGCTTATTTGCTAAGCGTCCTGCAAGCTACTGGCATACTAATGCAAAGCCTAACGGGGCTAGATAGGCTAAGCTGCCTTTTAATCAGCTTTGCGGCGATTTTGCTTTTTACGCTTTACTCAGGCTCAAAGGGCGTCATACTCATTGACACGGCTATGTGCGTGTGCTTTTTGCTTTCGACCATTTTTGTGGGATATTATGTCTTTGAAAATGCCGGCGGACTTGCAAGCCTGGTTGAGCGTCTCACACTTAATCCAAACGCCCCAAAAGACCTACTAAGCTATCACGGCAATACAGGAGAGCAAAGCCCCTTTACTACTATTATCTACGGCGTTACGCTTGGCATAGTCTGGCTTATCACCGTCGCTGTTAGCCCCTGGCAGGCTGGGCGAAATTTAATAGCAAAAGATGAGCATACCATTTTTCGTTCTGGCATCATCTCAGCCATTCTTACTATCTATTTTTTGCTGTTTTTATACCTTATCGCCATTGCGATGATTGAGATTTATCCTAATATGCCACGCCCTGAAAACGTCATCATCTATGCCGCTTACGAACTAGCCCCAAAGGCTTTGGGGGCGTTTTTGCTCACTGGCATACTCTCAGCTGGACTTAGTTCAGCTACAACATTTTTATCCGTCGTTAGTTTTAGCATTGCAGATGATGTTTTGGGGATTAAGCTTGACTCTGAAGCCGCTCAACTTAAGCTTACTAGGCTAATTATCCTAGCCGTTAGTGTGGCGGTGCTTGTTATGGCGTATTTTGAGCTGGCTAGCATTAGGATTATAGCGTGGTTTGCTAGCACGATTATCGCGGCTTCGTGGGGGTATGTGGCGTTTGCTAGCGTGTGGAGTGGGCGATTGAATGAAAGGGCGGCGTTTTACTCGATGATAGGGGGCTTTGCGGGCTATTTGGGGGCTAAGGCCGCCACTGCTGCTGGGCTTTTTAGCCTGCCAGCGTGGCTTGATGCGTTTTTTGTGGGGCTAGCTATTAGCGTGGTGCTTGGCGTGGCTTTTTCTGGCAAGCAGAGCAAGAGTGAGAGAGCGTTTTTAAAAGCCTTGCACGAGCTGCCTAAAAGCGAGCAAAAGGGCAGCGAATACAGGCAGGACATCCGCTACGGCTACGCTTTTATTGCGGCTGGCGTAATGATAATGCTGTTTTTAATAATCCACTGGGCGATACCATATAATAAAACGCTAGGAAGGTTTTAA
- the fixA gene encoding putative electron transfer flavoprotein FixA, with translation MNILVCCKVVPQEQDIAINADRTLNLSNAGGKISQFDLNAIQAGVDIKASLSEAKLIGLSVGGELANSPKIKKDLLSRGLDELFLSTQSDILPPSDTACVLAAMANQTGYSLIICGDGSGDFYSSQVGMRLGAKLGIAAISGVSEIVSVDESRVVVLRELENETQKLELALPALLCVSTDINTPTIPGMKAILAASKKPASELSVSLNAAGDVEILSIKAPARKQRLGVIVKGDSDEMIDKFIQNIKHVVMAE, from the coding sequence ATGAATATTTTAGTATGTTGCAAGGTCGTACCACAAGAACAAGACATCGCAATAAATGCTGATAGAACGCTAAATTTAAGTAACGCAGGCGGCAAAATAAGCCAGTTTGACCTAAATGCAATCCAAGCCGGCGTGGATATAAAAGCCAGCCTATCAGAAGCCAAACTCATAGGACTAAGCGTGGGCGGCGAGCTAGCAAACAGCCCAAAAATCAAAAAAGACCTGCTCTCAAGGGGGCTTGATGAGCTGTTTTTATCCACGCAAAGCGATATTTTGCCACCCAGCGACACCGCCTGCGTGCTAGCTGCGATGGCTAATCAGACGGGCTACTCGCTCATCATCTGCGGTGATGGGTCTGGGGATTTTTACAGCTCGCAGGTGGGTATGCGGCTGGGGGCAAAGCTAGGCATAGCCGCCATTAGCGGCGTGAGTGAGATAGTTAGCGTCGATGAAAGTAGGGTCGTGGTCTTAAGAGAGCTTGAGAATGAAACTCAAAAACTCGAGCTCGCCCTGCCAGCACTTTTGTGCGTATCCACAGACATAAACACCCCAACCATACCCGGTATGAAGGCAATTTTAGCTGCGTCTAAAAAGCCAGCCAGCGAGCTTAGCGTGAGCCTTAACGCGGCTGGGGACGTGGAGATTTTAAGCATTAAAGCCCCAGCACGAAAGCAGAGGCTTGGCGTGATAGTAAAGGGCGATAGCGATGAAATGATAGATAAGTTTATCCAAAATATCAAGCACGTGGTTATGGCGGAGTGA
- a CDS encoding FAD-binding protein, whose translation MSVYIYADTASRLAELISAAASLSEDFSVIVTTSEITKLASELGASKIVQINGSSEIAESNAETIASVVNGGGVLLLASTRSGKALAALLGESLKAGVCTEALSLSKSDAGVLCEKMVYGGLAISEQLIKTDLAIIALAAGSYPPATPNPKDSEVKSVEFIPPKQAIKLIKTTPKQASSVELAKAKKIVAVGRGFSRRDDLAMTQSLCEIVGAELGCTRPIAESERWLDRDRYIGISSVMAKPQIYIGIGVSGQVQHMVGVKDSEKIIAINKDENAPIFEYADYGIVGDLNKILPRLIAALG comes from the coding sequence ATGAGCGTTTATATCTACGCCGATACGGCAAGCAGGCTAGCGGAGCTAATCAGTGCAGCTGCAAGCCTAAGTGAGGATTTTAGCGTCATCGTGACAACAAGCGAGATAACAAAGCTAGCCAGCGAGCTGGGTGCTAGCAAAATAGTGCAGATAAACGGCAGCAGCGAAATAGCAGAGAGCAATGCCGAAACCATCGCTAGCGTCGTAAATGGGGGCGGCGTGCTACTACTAGCTAGCACAAGAAGCGGCAAAGCCCTAGCCGCACTGCTTGGCGAGAGCTTAAAAGCTGGCGTATGCACCGAAGCCCTAAGCCTAAGCAAAAGCGACGCAGGCGTGCTGTGCGAAAAGATGGTCTACGGAGGGCTTGCCATAAGCGAGCAGCTAATCAAAACCGACCTAGCCATAATCGCTCTAGCTGCTGGCAGCTACCCACCAGCCACACCAAATCCAAAAGATAGCGAAGTAAAAAGCGTCGAATTTATTCCGCCAAAGCAAGCCATAAAGCTAATAAAAACCACTCCAAAGCAAGCCAGCAGTGTGGAGCTAGCAAAGGCAAAGAAAATCGTCGCAGTGGGGCGTGGCTTCTCACGCAGGGACGACCTAGCCATGACACAAAGCCTGTGCGAGATAGTAGGTGCCGAGCTAGGCTGCACTCGCCCCATAGCAGAAAGCGAGCGGTGGCTGGATAGGGACAGATACATCGGCATTTCAAGCGTGATGGCTAAGCCGCAAATCTACATCGGCATAGGCGTGAGCGGACAGGTCCAGCATATGGTCGGCGTGAAGGATAGCGAGAAAATTATCGCCATAAACAAGGACGAAAACGCCCCTATTTTTGAGTATGCAGACTACGGCATAGTGGGGGATTTAAATAAAATTTTACCAAGGCTAATAGCGGCTTTGGGCTAG
- the caiA gene encoding crotonobetainyl-CoA dehydrogenase: MIDFSLTDEQELFVAGVRELMASQNWESYFKECDAKHEYPLRWVKALAELGVDTMLLPQEYGGMGESWVSLAAIWEELGRCGAPTYVLYQLPGFSTILKYGSKAQIEKIFKFRGSGEQMFNSAITEPSAGSDVGSLKTTYTRKDGKVYLNGQKCFITSSAGVPYLIVMARDAASEKPVFSEWFVDMSLPGIKLTPLEKLGLRMDSCCEISFDNVALDESDIFGVEGGGFERVKEEFDAERFLVACTNYGVSLCAFEDAARYANLRVQFGETIGRTQLIQEKIAHMSIKLNAMKNMIYETAWKMDRGQNVTAESAMCKYYCANAAFSVVDDAMQILGGIGVTGHRVERFWRDLRVDRLSGGSDEMQILTLGRAVLKKFK; encoded by the coding sequence ATGATAGATTTTAGTTTAACTGACGAACAAGAGCTTTTCGTAGCTGGAGTTAGGGAGCTTATGGCTAGCCAAAACTGGGAGAGCTATTTTAAAGAGTGCGACGCAAAGCACGAGTATCCGCTTCGCTGGGTAAAGGCCTTAGCCGAGCTTGGCGTGGATACTATGCTACTGCCCCAAGAATACGGCGGTATGGGTGAGAGCTGGGTAAGCCTAGCGGCTATTTGGGAGGAGCTAGGCAGGTGCGGAGCGCCCACATATGTGCTTTACCAGCTACCAGGCTTTAGCACCATTTTAAAATATGGCAGCAAAGCCCAGATTGAAAAAATCTTTAAATTTCGTGGCAGCGGAGAGCAGATGTTTAACTCCGCCATTACTGAACCAAGTGCTGGCAGCGACGTGGGAAGCCTAAAGACGACTTATACAAGAAAGGACGGCAAGGTCTATCTAAACGGGCAAAAGTGCTTTATCACTAGCTCGGCTGGCGTGCCTTATCTAATCGTAATGGCAAGAGACGCAGCAAGCGAAAAGCCTGTCTTTAGCGAGTGGTTTGTCGATATGAGCCTGCCTGGCATTAAGCTAACGCCGCTTGAAAAGCTGGGGCTTAGAATGGATAGCTGCTGCGAGATAAGCTTTGATAACGTGGCGTTAGATGAGAGCGATATTTTTGGCGTAGAGGGCGGCGGCTTTGAGCGGGTAAAGGAGGAGTTTGACGCGGAGCGGTTTTTGGTAGCTTGCACGAACTATGGCGTCTCGCTTTGTGCCTTTGAGGACGCTGCGAGGTATGCAAACTTAAGAGTGCAGTTTGGCGAGACTATCGGCAGAACCCAGCTAATCCAAGAAAAAATCGCCCATATGAGTATCAAACTAAATGCGATGAAAAATATGATTTATGAAACGGCGTGGAAAATGGACAGGGGGCAGAATGTAACAGCCGAAAGTGCGATGTGTAAATACTACTGCGCAAATGCCGCTTTTAGCGTCGTCGATGATGCGATGCAGATTTTGGGCGGTATCGGCGTAACAGGGCATAGAGTGGAGCGATTTTGGCGAGATTTGCGAGTAGATAGGCTAAGCGGGGGCAGCGATGAGATGCAAATCCTAACCCTAGGCAGAGCCGTGCTTAAAAAATTTAAATAA